From a single Novipirellula caenicola genomic region:
- a CDS encoding RNA methyltransferase, giving the protein MNSSRVIQATGIDDPRIAIYRDLRHRELSKNGNHFVVEGNWVVRRLIESDYEIESILVQQHRSDEYAQIVPAEVPIYTLSDTDISQLIGFEFHRGVLACGVRPQIATIDDFIALPEIPKLSVALLGVSEPENVGSIFRSAAALGIDHLFVDRKTIDPFHRRVIRVSMAAVFKHRLFRLDDPLSDLQRLTTSTAIRTIASTLQPPATRLKDLDVNSQPALLIVGNEASGVDTAIQRFASDRVTIPMQLGTDSLNVAVATAILMHALADPNALADPDTA; this is encoded by the coding sequence ATGAACTCATCTCGCGTGATCCAGGCGACCGGAATCGACGATCCTCGGATTGCCATCTATCGCGACTTGCGTCATCGCGAGTTATCGAAAAACGGCAACCACTTTGTTGTCGAAGGCAATTGGGTGGTCCGCCGCTTGATCGAAAGCGATTACGAAATCGAATCGATCTTGGTCCAGCAGCACCGCAGCGACGAGTACGCTCAAATCGTCCCTGCCGAGGTGCCGATCTACACGCTTTCGGATACCGACATCTCTCAATTGATTGGGTTCGAGTTCCACCGTGGCGTCTTGGCGTGTGGAGTGCGCCCGCAGATTGCGACGATCGACGATTTCATTGCACTTCCCGAGATCCCGAAACTCAGCGTGGCGCTGCTGGGGGTATCGGAACCAGAGAACGTCGGCAGTATCTTTCGCAGTGCCGCCGCGTTGGGCATCGACCACCTCTTCGTCGATCGAAAAACCATTGATCCATTCCACCGGCGAGTGATTCGAGTCAGCATGGCCGCAGTATTCAAACATCGTCTGTTTCGGCTAGACGATCCGCTGAGCGATCTACAGCGACTGACGACAAGCACCGCGATTCGCACGATCGCATCGACGCTGCAACCGCCCGCCACCCGCTTAAAGGATCTCGACGTCAACAGCCAACCCGCACTGCTGATCGTCGGCAACGAAGCCAGCGGCGTGGACACCGCCATTCAAAGATTTGCGTCGGACCGCGTCACCATCCCGATGCAACTAGGAACGGACAGTCTGAATGTCGCCGTCGCCACCGCGATCCTGATGCACGCTTTGGCCGACCCGAATGCGTTGGCCGACCCGGATACTGCATAA
- a CDS encoding CvfB family protein, protein MNSTNHVVPASAKNIEAMIQIGSTYSLEVVKDTEFGFFLDAENLGEILLPAKHAPDDLNVGDTVEVFLYLDSEDRPIATTQTPKAEVGEFAYLKVKDNTSIGAFLDWGLDKDVLVPFAEQHRPMIVGKSYIVYLYLDNQDRIAATSKIDKVVLEDDEHDFHPQQKVDLIIANSTELGFKAIVDQSYWGLLYKDEVNRRLSFGQSIQGYIKQIRKDGKIDLSLKSGQEIRDNYSQVIQDYLRDHNGFAPVHDKSPPAQISELFGMSKGQFKKTIGALYKQRVITIEKNGIRSV, encoded by the coding sequence ATGAACTCGACCAATCACGTTGTCCCTGCATCCGCGAAAAACATTGAAGCCATGATTCAAATCGGCAGCACGTATTCTCTCGAGGTGGTCAAAGACACCGAATTCGGGTTCTTTTTGGACGCCGAAAATCTAGGTGAGATTCTGCTCCCTGCAAAACATGCTCCGGACGATTTGAATGTTGGTGATACGGTCGAAGTCTTCCTCTACTTGGACTCGGAAGATCGCCCCATCGCGACCACTCAAACTCCGAAAGCGGAGGTTGGCGAATTCGCGTATCTAAAGGTCAAAGACAATACTTCGATCGGTGCGTTCTTGGACTGGGGATTGGACAAAGATGTCTTGGTCCCGTTTGCGGAACAGCATCGGCCGATGATCGTGGGTAAATCCTACATTGTCTACTTGTATCTTGATAACCAAGATCGGATCGCGGCGACTTCAAAGATTGATAAAGTCGTGCTGGAAGACGATGAGCACGATTTTCATCCGCAGCAAAAGGTCGATTTGATTATCGCAAACAGCACCGAATTGGGCTTCAAAGCGATTGTGGATCAAAGCTATTGGGGATTGCTGTACAAAGACGAAGTCAATCGACGACTCAGTTTTGGTCAAAGCATCCAAGGCTATATCAAACAGATTCGCAAGGACGGCAAAATTGACTTGAGCCTGAAAAGTGGTCAGGAAATCCGCGACAACTACAGTCAAGTCATTCAAGATTACTTACGCGATCACAACGGATTCGCGCCGGTTCATGACAAGTCTCCTCCTGCTCAAATCTCTGAACTGTTCGGGATGAGCAAAGGGCAGTTCAAAAAAACGATCGGTGCCCTGTATAAACAAAGAGTCATCACGATTGAAAAGAACGGAATACGATCGGTCTGA
- a CDS encoding universal stress protein: protein MNHFDNAKILVPYDFSQFSLPAVETAMKIASKNENITVLHVVEPVPLYGYSADNGIELGGGGFGMPNAGLAAEIDGDHQQRALKMLQAEFNDDAHHGLNYETVVNEPAHGITDFAQQNGFDLIVLPSHGRTGITRLLIGSTAERVVRLAHCPVLVLRD from the coding sequence ATGAACCACTTTGATAACGCAAAAATCCTTGTTCCGTATGACTTCTCGCAATTCTCGCTTCCGGCGGTTGAAACGGCGATGAAGATCGCCAGCAAGAACGAGAACATCACGGTATTACACGTCGTTGAACCCGTTCCACTGTACGGCTATTCCGCAGACAACGGTATCGAACTTGGCGGTGGAGGTTTTGGAATGCCCAACGCGGGTCTCGCCGCCGAAATCGACGGAGACCACCAGCAGCGTGCCTTAAAAATGTTGCAGGCAGAGTTCAACGACGATGCTCATCACGGATTGAATTACGAAACGGTTGTCAACGAACCGGCTCACGGCATCACCGACTTTGCCCAACAAAATGGTTTCGATCTGATCGTGCTGCCATCGCACGGACGCACCGGGATCACGCGGCTGTTGATTGGCTCGACCGCCGAGCGGGTGGTCCGTTTGGCTCACTGTCCCGTGCTGGTATTGCGGGACTGA
- a CDS encoding cation-transporting P-type ATPase translates to METLNERLWHRTPADEVVELLKSDSNRGLDRFEIEARQREYGPNSLPARSGPGPLVRFLIQFHQPLLYILLIAAVITALLDEWVDASVIFGVVLVNAIIGYLQESKAAKALEALARTTLTEARVIRSGETRNIPSTELVPGDVVLLQSGDKVPADLRLLRSRDLQVDESALTGESVPVEKKAIDLQLETPLAERRNMAYASTLVTYGQGRGVVVATAGNTEVGRISELISLADVLETPLTRKIAKFSRLLLVVILLLAAVTFIVGVSRGQAKFEMFMAAVALAVGAIPEGLPAAVTITLAIGVSRMARRRAIIRKLPAVETLGSTTVVCSDKTGTLTVNQMTVLEIWSAGQQLRTSGSGYEPDGRIEVGGEDHAEVLASPAVRHCLQAGIQCNDSQLINTESGWKVQGDPTEGALIAVAGKAGLDGSQLEAESPRLDTIPFESQHQYMATLHENVAGQPRHLYVKGAVEVLLSKCPLAMTRSGETGPLDVALVHRQVEAMAAKGLRVLAFAGKPLPPTTNEIRHEDTCDLVFYGLQGMIDPPRSEAIAAIKACQTAGIRVKMITGDHAKTAQAIAIQLGLDGVHQDNEQAPIVKTANDLAKTSDQQLIEIADQVAVFARATPELKLRLVRALQANGHIVAMTGDGVNDAPALKQADIGVAMGITGTEVAKEAADMVLTDDNFASIKAAVEEGRGVFDNLTKFIVWTLPTNMGEGLVILAAIFVGVALPILPVQILWVNMTTAVLLGLMLAFEPKEDDIMTRAPRDPQAPILTGDLIGRIVLVALVMLVGAFGSFEWAIGRGYSETVARTIAVNVFVMVEVIYLFNCRSLTKSMFELGVMSNRWIGLGVATMVVLQIAFTHLPVMNRIFHSAPIGWDAWWRILLTGLATYMIVGFEKWLRRKLRSRASAKNASMSERPMNTLDPS, encoded by the coding sequence ATGGAAACGCTGAATGAACGCCTATGGCATCGAACGCCTGCGGACGAAGTCGTTGAATTGCTGAAAAGCGATTCCAATCGTGGATTGGATCGTTTCGAAATTGAGGCGAGGCAACGGGAATATGGTCCCAATTCGCTTCCCGCTCGCAGCGGTCCTGGTCCGTTGGTCCGCTTTCTGATTCAGTTTCATCAACCGCTGCTTTACATTCTGTTGATCGCCGCCGTGATCACGGCGTTATTGGACGAGTGGGTTGATGCATCGGTCATTTTCGGCGTCGTGCTGGTCAACGCCATCATCGGCTATTTGCAAGAATCCAAAGCCGCCAAAGCGCTCGAGGCATTAGCCAGGACGACATTGACCGAAGCACGCGTGATTCGATCGGGAGAGACGCGAAACATCCCATCGACCGAATTGGTGCCCGGTGATGTGGTGTTGCTGCAATCCGGCGACAAAGTTCCCGCGGATTTACGATTGCTGAGGTCGCGAGATTTGCAGGTGGATGAGTCGGCGTTAACCGGCGAGTCGGTACCGGTCGAAAAAAAGGCGATTGACCTGCAGCTAGAAACACCGCTGGCCGAACGCCGCAACATGGCTTACGCGTCGACCCTTGTGACGTACGGCCAAGGCCGCGGCGTGGTGGTCGCGACCGCAGGCAACACCGAGGTCGGCCGCATCTCGGAACTCATTTCGCTGGCGGATGTACTCGAGACGCCTCTGACACGAAAAATCGCCAAATTCAGCCGCCTGCTGTTGGTCGTGATTCTGTTGTTGGCTGCCGTCACCTTCATCGTCGGCGTGTCGCGGGGGCAAGCGAAATTCGAGATGTTTATGGCGGCGGTCGCGTTGGCGGTCGGTGCGATCCCCGAAGGCTTGCCTGCCGCAGTCACGATTACGCTGGCGATCGGTGTGTCGCGAATGGCTCGACGCCGCGCGATCATCCGCAAATTGCCAGCGGTAGAAACACTCGGCAGCACCACGGTCGTTTGTTCGGATAAAACAGGCACCTTGACGGTAAACCAGATGACGGTGCTGGAAATCTGGTCGGCGGGACAGCAATTGAGGACATCGGGAAGCGGTTACGAACCCGACGGACGCATCGAAGTCGGTGGCGAGGATCACGCCGAAGTGTTGGCCAGTCCCGCGGTGCGTCATTGTCTACAGGCTGGCATCCAATGCAACGACTCGCAATTGATCAACACCGAATCGGGATGGAAGGTTCAAGGCGATCCGACCGAGGGTGCATTGATCGCCGTCGCAGGCAAAGCGGGATTGGATGGCAGCCAACTCGAAGCCGAATCGCCTCGCTTGGACACGATTCCATTCGAATCCCAGCACCAATACATGGCGACGCTACACGAGAATGTGGCGGGTCAGCCGCGGCACTTGTACGTCAAAGGAGCGGTGGAAGTCCTGCTGTCGAAGTGCCCGCTGGCCATGACGCGATCGGGAGAGACCGGTCCGCTGGACGTCGCGTTGGTGCATCGGCAAGTCGAAGCAATGGCCGCGAAAGGGCTGCGAGTGCTGGCGTTTGCAGGCAAGCCGTTGCCACCAACCACCAACGAAATTCGCCACGAAGACACCTGTGACCTCGTTTTCTATGGACTGCAGGGCATGATCGATCCGCCACGGAGCGAAGCGATCGCCGCGATCAAAGCCTGCCAAACCGCCGGCATCCGGGTGAAAATGATCACCGGCGATCACGCCAAAACGGCGCAAGCGATTGCAATTCAACTTGGGCTTGATGGCGTGCACCAAGACAACGAGCAGGCTCCGATCGTCAAGACCGCCAATGACCTGGCAAAGACAAGCGACCAACAGCTGATCGAGATAGCCGATCAAGTGGCGGTGTTCGCGCGAGCCACCCCCGAGCTGAAATTGCGTCTCGTTCGCGCCTTGCAGGCCAACGGACACATTGTCGCGATGACTGGTGACGGCGTTAACGATGCGCCGGCGCTGAAACAAGCCGACATCGGGGTCGCCATGGGGATCACGGGGACCGAAGTCGCCAAAGAAGCCGCCGATATGGTGTTGACCGACGACAATTTTGCCTCGATCAAAGCGGCGGTCGAAGAAGGCCGAGGTGTGTTCGACAATCTGACCAAGTTCATCGTCTGGACGCTGCCCACCAACATGGGCGAAGGGCTGGTGATCTTGGCAGCAATCTTTGTCGGCGTGGCGCTGCCGATCTTGCCGGTCCAAATTCTGTGGGTCAACATGACCACCGCGGTCTTATTGGGATTGATGTTAGCGTTTGAGCCCAAAGAAGACGACATCATGACGCGCGCCCCCCGCGATCCGCAGGCTCCGATCTTAACCGGCGATTTGATTGGCCGAATCGTCTTGGTCGCCTTGGTCATGTTGGTAGGCGCCTTTGGCTCGTTCGAATGGGCGATCGGACGAGGCTATAGCGAGACGGTCGCGCGTACCATCGCGGTGAACGTGTTTGTGATGGTCGAAGTCATTTATTTATTCAACTGTCGCTCGTTAACGAAATCGATGTTCGAACTCGGCGTCATGTCCAACCGCTGGATCGGTCTCGGCGTCGCCACCATGGTGGTACTGCAGATCGCGTTCACTCATCTGCCAGTGATGAATCGCATTTTTCACAGCGCACCGATTGGCTGGGATGCGTGGTGGCGAATCCTGCTCACCGGATTGGCGACTTACATGATTGTCGGGTTTGAGAAATGGTTGCGGCGAAAACTTCGCAGCCGCGCGAGCGCGAAAAATGCGTCCATGTCGGAGCGTCCCATGAACACCTTGGACCCGTCCTGA
- a CDS encoding MarR family winged helix-turn-helix transcriptional regulator: MLAKKGQKRSTEKWRELGTIQETVVVDLRRTDDQFQYHFGRLFREYGLTEPQYNVLRILRAAGEPLPSLEVAARLIAITPAITNLLDKLEKKKLIARKRCNQDRRVWFISITASGSKLLAKMDEPVAALHQSVCEGMTEAECKRLVALLAKARSSPLIAEQKPN, from the coding sequence GTGTTGGCGAAGAAGGGTCAGAAACGGTCGACCGAAAAATGGCGTGAATTGGGTACGATCCAAGAAACGGTAGTGGTCGATTTGCGTCGGACCGACGATCAGTTCCAGTATCATTTCGGACGACTGTTTCGCGAATACGGACTGACCGAACCGCAATACAACGTGCTGCGGATCCTTCGCGCCGCCGGTGAGCCGCTGCCCTCGCTCGAAGTCGCCGCTCGGTTAATCGCAATCACGCCCGCGATCACCAACCTGCTCGACAAGCTTGAGAAAAAGAAACTGATTGCACGCAAACGCTGCAATCAAGATCGGCGAGTGTGGTTTATCTCGATTACGGCCAGCGGCAGCAAACTGCTTGCAAAAATGGACGAACCCGTTGCAGCACTTCATCAAAGTGTTTGTGAAGGCATGACCGAAGCAGAGTGCAAACGACTCGTGGCGTTATTGGCCAAAGCACGTTCATCACCATTAATTGCAGAGCAGAAACCAAATTGA
- a CDS encoding peroxiredoxin-like family protein: MTTLKQQTDAQFAKTRQAKPGFAQEIDTLLAKARDFQEGGEAIAVGQPAPAFALPDAHGKTVALSDLLADGPVVLMFYRGSWCPYCNLQLKAMQARVPEIRDLGAQMVAISPQAPDGSLTKTEHDELGFTVLSDQDARVAATYGVAWQVPELILDHMRNDRGLDLAEINNGNGSMLPIPATFVLSRDGVVAWQYANVDYRTRAEPDEVIAALQTLA, encoded by the coding sequence TTGACCACTCTGAAGCAACAAACCGATGCGCAGTTTGCGAAAACGCGTCAAGCTAAACCAGGGTTCGCCCAAGAGATTGACACCTTACTCGCGAAGGCTCGAGATTTCCAAGAAGGCGGCGAGGCGATCGCCGTGGGGCAACCAGCACCGGCGTTTGCGTTGCCCGACGCCCATGGCAAAACGGTTGCCCTTTCCGATCTGCTGGCCGACGGCCCGGTGGTTCTGATGTTTTACCGCGGAAGCTGGTGTCCTTACTGCAATCTGCAGCTCAAGGCGATGCAAGCTCGCGTGCCGGAGATCCGTGATCTCGGAGCGCAGATGGTTGCAATCAGCCCTCAAGCCCCCGATGGCTCGCTGACGAAAACTGAGCATGATGAGCTTGGATTTACGGTGCTGTCCGACCAAGACGCCCGTGTTGCCGCGACGTATGGTGTGGCATGGCAAGTCCCCGAGCTGATTCTTGATCACATGCGAAACGACCGCGGCCTTGATTTGGCAGAAATCAACAACGGCAACGGCAGCATGTTGCCGATCCCCGCCACGTTTGTGCTCTCACGCGATGGCGTCGTGGCTTGGCAATACGCCAATGTCGACTACCGTACTCGAGCGGAACCCGACGAGGTGATTGCGGCGCTACAAACGTTAGCGTAA
- a CDS encoding polysaccharide pyruvyl transferase family protein produces the protein MNHNRRHFLAQSAAAAIGVSSGIRLGAAFAGDTQPKRILLRSSWQTVNIGDIAHTPGLLRILETHLPDAEIVLCPSNVDNGVEALLRSRFPKLEIAKKGSRQLAEAYQTCDFLLHGSGASLVAEKDVRDWREKTGKPYGIYGITLPPKMSHATTATSASSLQKTVDILSGASFVYFRDSKSLAFARQLGVKSPVMEFGPDAAFACDLRDDEKAEAFLQKHDLEAGKFLCCIPRLRYTPYWTIKENSKFDPVKHRRNEMMKEHDHAPLREAIIKIVKQTDLKVLVCPEDRTQMQVGKEMIYDKLPPAILSRIAWRPDYWLTGEAISTYIRSAGLFGNEMHSPIMCIGHGVPAIVCRFEEQTSKGWMWEDIGLGDWLFDLDDEPRRQQLPATVLEMAKNPAAAKEKAAQARKFVEKRQRETMQQLSRVLG, from the coding sequence ATGAATCACAACCGCCGCCACTTCCTGGCTCAATCCGCTGCTGCCGCAATCGGCGTTTCATCGGGCATTCGTCTCGGCGCCGCGTTCGCCGGCGACACCCAACCCAAACGCATCCTGCTTCGATCATCGTGGCAGACCGTCAATATCGGCGATATCGCTCACACGCCCGGTTTGCTGCGAATCCTCGAAACGCATCTTCCCGATGCCGAGATCGTCCTGTGCCCAAGCAATGTCGATAACGGGGTAGAAGCGTTATTGCGATCGCGGTTTCCAAAATTGGAAATCGCCAAAAAGGGATCCCGCCAGCTCGCTGAAGCCTATCAAACATGTGACTTCTTGTTGCACGGTTCAGGGGCGTCACTCGTGGCAGAAAAGGACGTTCGTGATTGGCGTGAAAAAACGGGCAAGCCGTACGGTATCTACGGGATCACCCTGCCGCCGAAGATGTCACACGCCACCACAGCGACGTCGGCGAGCTCGCTACAGAAAACGGTTGACATTCTCAGCGGGGCGAGTTTTGTCTATTTCCGCGATTCGAAATCGCTTGCGTTCGCACGACAACTCGGGGTGAAAAGTCCGGTGATGGAGTTTGGGCCGGATGCGGCCTTTGCCTGCGATTTACGTGACGACGAAAAAGCAGAAGCATTCTTGCAGAAACACGATCTTGAAGCCGGCAAATTTCTTTGCTGCATTCCGCGGCTTCGCTATACCCCGTACTGGACGATCAAAGAGAATTCAAAATTCGATCCCGTTAAACACCGACGCAACGAGATGATGAAGGAGCACGATCACGCGCCACTTCGCGAAGCAATCATCAAAATCGTCAAGCAAACCGACCTGAAGGTACTGGTTTGCCCCGAGGATCGCACGCAAATGCAAGTTGGCAAAGAAATGATTTACGACAAATTGCCACCGGCGATCTTATCGCGAATCGCGTGGCGGCCCGACTACTGGTTGACTGGCGAAGCGATCAGCACGTATATCCGCAGTGCGGGACTGTTTGGCAACGAAATGCATTCTCCGATCATGTGCATCGGGCACGGAGTCCCTGCCATCGTCTGCCGATTCGAAGAACAGACCAGCAAGGGCTGGATGTGGGAGGACATTGGGCTGGGCGATTGGCTGTTTGATCTGGACGACGAACCACGCCGGCAACAGCTTCCAGCGACAGTCTTGGAAATGGCGAAGAACCCAGCGGCGGCAAAAGAAAAAGCTGCCCAGGCACGCAAATTCGTCGAAAAACGGCAGCGTGAAACAATGCAACAACTAAGCCGTGTGTTGGGGTAA
- a CDS encoding beta-lactamase hydrolase domain-containing protein: MNLFPHRNDLLPPSDPMKTTVTHLFAIFLCILFCSLIRPGDCVGEETATSPKPERPTSPLPLIIQPASPDSRTHLHNLFQLTERIYSGAQPEDEAAFAEIAKMGIRTIVSVDGARPDVEAAQRAGLRYVHIPIGYDGLGSNASESIVNLVKTAEGPFYIHCHHGKHRGPTAAAIACIADGSADRESAMDILEKAGTSHRYPGLWRDVKSFEIPAHDKPLPPLVPIAPINSMASLMVAIDQANEHLSQFAEQDWTRLESHPDLRPAAEAALLRECFRESVRLRSKSKPEGAEHHDAEPYDDAYWRQMLAAENVAADLENAIRSNDHAAANRHLHRMGTLCTKCHDQYRN; this comes from the coding sequence ATGAACTTGTTTCCTCACCGCAATGACTTGCTACCTCCGTCGGATCCGATGAAAACAACGGTAACTCACCTCTTCGCCATCTTTCTGTGCATTCTATTCTGCAGCCTGATTCGCCCAGGCGATTGCGTGGGCGAAGAGACCGCGACATCACCCAAACCGGAACGCCCCACTTCGCCTCTGCCGCTAATAATCCAACCTGCTTCGCCTGATTCGCGAACCCATCTTCACAATCTATTTCAATTGACCGAGCGGATTTATTCGGGGGCTCAACCCGAGGACGAGGCGGCATTTGCAGAGATTGCCAAAATGGGGATTCGCACGATCGTCAGCGTCGATGGGGCACGGCCTGATGTGGAAGCCGCCCAGCGTGCGGGACTGCGTTACGTGCATATTCCGATCGGCTACGACGGGCTGGGCTCGAACGCGAGCGAATCGATCGTCAACCTTGTCAAAACGGCCGAGGGTCCGTTTTACATTCATTGTCATCACGGCAAACATCGTGGCCCCACCGCAGCCGCCATCGCCTGCATCGCCGATGGTTCGGCCGACCGTGAATCGGCAATGGACATTCTGGAAAAAGCGGGCACAAGCCATCGCTACCCGGGATTATGGCGAGACGTCAAATCCTTTGAGATACCCGCCCATGACAAGCCACTGCCGCCGCTGGTTCCGATCGCTCCGATCAACTCGATGGCGTCACTGATGGTGGCCATCGATCAAGCAAACGAACATCTCAGCCAGTTTGCCGAACAGGACTGGACACGACTCGAATCGCACCCGGACCTACGCCCCGCGGCAGAAGCTGCACTGCTTCGCGAATGTTTCCGAGAATCCGTGCGACTAAGATCGAAATCCAAACCTGAGGGTGCGGAACATCACGACGCGGAACCATACGACGACGCCTACTGGCGGCAAATGCTTGCGGCTGAAAACGTCGCGGCCGACCTCGAAAACGCAATCCGAAGCAACGACCACGCCGCAGCCAATCGTCACCTCCATCGAATGGGCACCCTATGCACCAAGTGCCATGATCAGTATCGCAATTAA
- a CDS encoding DUF1080 domain-containing protein → MKKTFASLALTLLTLFANGVVQAEAPPEGYRAIFDGKTLDGWQARPHFNPTELANMPAEERDAKLTQWMTEAKQHWTIENGELVNDGKGPYLTTNDNFRDYELLLEYKTVPRADSGIYLKGTPQVQIWDSTEEAKFKIGAGLGSGGLWNNSPGAPGKDPAKLADKPFGEWNSFKIRQIGARTSVWLNGEKVVDNAIMENYWDRKSPLAVEGPIQLQTHGGEIRWRNLFVREFSGDEANEILSRQDNDSFKSLFNGENLDGWQGAVDNYEVVDGAIRCKAGHGGLLLTDDQYSNFVARVEFRLPPGGNNGLAIRSPLTGDAAYQAMTELQVLDNEHPKYAKLDPRQYHGSVYGMIAAKRGYLRETGQWNFQEVTVNGSRIKVELNGNVILDADVADVTEFMAGRPHPGKDRKTGYFGFAGHNDPVEFRSVSIRELPATPEASN, encoded by the coding sequence ATGAAAAAAACGTTTGCCTCGCTTGCCTTGACCCTGCTGACGTTGTTTGCAAACGGCGTTGTACAAGCCGAAGCCCCTCCAGAAGGTTATCGTGCGATCTTCGATGGCAAGACCCTTGACGGTTGGCAAGCTCGTCCTCACTTCAACCCCACCGAGTTGGCTAATATGCCAGCCGAGGAGCGAGACGCGAAGCTAACGCAGTGGATGACCGAAGCCAAGCAGCACTGGACGATCGAAAACGGTGAATTGGTCAATGACGGCAAAGGGCCCTACCTGACCACGAACGACAACTTTCGTGACTACGAGTTGTTGCTTGAATACAAGACCGTGCCTCGCGCCGACAGTGGCATCTATTTGAAAGGCACCCCTCAAGTTCAAATTTGGGACTCGACCGAAGAAGCCAAGTTCAAAATCGGTGCAGGACTGGGCAGCGGTGGACTTTGGAACAACAGCCCCGGCGCCCCAGGCAAGGACCCGGCCAAGTTAGCCGACAAGCCGTTTGGCGAGTGGAACTCGTTCAAAATTCGCCAAATTGGTGCCCGCACCAGTGTTTGGCTCAACGGCGAAAAGGTCGTCGACAATGCGATCATGGAAAACTATTGGGATCGCAAATCGCCGCTGGCAGTAGAGGGCCCGATTCAATTGCAAACCCACGGTGGCGAAATCCGCTGGCGTAATCTCTTCGTCCGCGAGTTCAGTGGTGACGAAGCAAACGAAATCCTCAGCCGCCAAGACAACGATTCCTTCAAGTCGCTCTTCAACGGCGAAAATCTGGACGGGTGGCAAGGTGCCGTTGATAACTACGAAGTCGTTGACGGTGCGATCCGCTGTAAAGCCGGCCACGGTGGTTTGTTGTTGACCGACGACCAATACAGCAACTTCGTTGCTCGTGTTGAATTCCGTTTGCCACCCGGTGGAAACAACGGCTTGGCAATTCGCTCGCCGCTTACCGGTGATGCCGCTTATCAAGCGATGACCGAGTTGCAAGTGCTTGATAACGAGCATCCCAAGTACGCCAAGCTTGACCCCCGTCAATATCACGGCAGCGTCTACGGAATGATCGCAGCAAAACGTGGTTATTTGCGAGAAACCGGCCAATGGAATTTCCAAGAGGTGACCGTCAACGGTAGCCGAATCAAGGTCGAGCTAAACGGCAACGTGATTCTCGACGCCGACGTGGCGGATGTCACCGAATTCATGGCAGGGCGACCGCATCCCGGCAAGGATCGTAAGACAGGTTACTTTGGTTTCGCCGGTCACAATGATCCGGTTGAATTCCGTAGCGTTTCGATCCGCGAATTGCCTGCCACGCCGGAAGCGTCAAACTAA